A DNA window from Tachysurus fulvidraco isolate hzauxx_2018 chromosome 4, HZAU_PFXX_2.0, whole genome shotgun sequence contains the following coding sequences:
- the fam120b gene encoding constitutive coactivator of peroxisome proliferator-activated receptor gamma isoform X6, with protein sequence MGVKGLQSFLETCYPETCLHVDLRQLAAAHAKAHPDMMPTVVVDGMACLRHWYQCEAWVHGGQWQEYMHFLHKFVEAFKVSGLRLVFYFDSTIEEQKRAEWVKRRLRVNQDIVKIFNHLKNHHQQPNRKMFCLPSGLASFSTFALKSLGQEAYCSVREGDYEIAEYALRNNCIGILSQDTDFIIYDTVPYMSIDKLRLENMTTVQYSREKLCHILKLQKSDLPLLACIMGNDFVSEHQLQNLRKNALTVYGKKHPGDKVHAAAEFINSHRPNSDETRSVSTLHLSKADMEVVEKGIQSYLLPGQTSPWLDRSLPMPMPKQVCVMEKYLNRDILQAAKERHIQAEGFMIYNVLKYGVVDCSNTLEDEELGLPPQAILYQPLREHIYSILMPSSYGETLSVQEWFVFPGNPLKEPKKVFPKALNLPDGTPDLTTLWFGNDPEVKSIRVSTFLAVFDLQDFSEDLKSFDTPLVAVICLVAYIANQAKHFSVEDIDAYLSQAVCIRYKSHTDLQHMKVPQVDPRAVHLGSLFVRGLTYLIAANSACGVPFAMNELMPWKMFDGLLFHSKYLQAHSGCAKEDLLEGNPAWVSLFLTLRDLVLKACRRHGSTIRSFPCRLQHGRPMDGESHREMESQFFSTFDCYYRQQPRGPAFHMQGRSYRPRSSTRHPNRRHHHPPRWPR encoded by the exons atGGGGGTAAAAGGCTTACAGTCCTTTCTGGAGACTTGTTATCCAGAGACTTGTCTACATGTGGACTTAAGACAGTTGGCTGCAGCTCATGCCAAAGCCCATCCTGACATGATGCCTACTGTGGTGGTGGATGGAATGGCCTGTTTGAGGCACTGGTATCAGTGTGAAGCCTGGGTCCATGGTGGTCAGTGGCAAGAGTACATGCATTTTCTACACAAATTCGTGGAGGCATTCAAAGTGTCAGGCTTAAGATTGGTCTTCTATTTTGATAGCACTATTGAAGAACAGAAGAGAGCAGAATGGGTGAAGAGACGGCTGAGAGTCAACCAGGACATAGTCAAGATATTTAATCACCTTAAGAATCATCACCAACAACCAAATAGAAAAATGTTCTGCCTCCCTTCAGGATTGGCCAGCTTCTCCACGTTTGCACTCAAATCTCTTGGTCAAGAAGCATACTGCTCTGTTCGTGAAGGGGACTACGAGATCGCCGAATATGCACTCCGTAACAACTGCATAGGTATTCTTAGTCAGGATACCGACTTTATCATTTATGACACAGTTCCTTATATGTCCATTGATAAACTCAGATTAGAAAACATGACAACAGTGCAGTATTCTAGAGAAAAGCTGTGCCACATCCTGAAGCTTCAAAAATCTGATCTTCCTTTACTGGcttgcattatgggtaatgatTTTGTCTCAGAGCATCAACTGCAGAATCTCCGTAAAAATGCTTTGACCGTGTATGGGAAAAAACACCCGGGTGACAAAGTCCATGCAGCAGCCGAGTTCATAAACAGTCATCGTCCAAACAGTGATGAAACACGTAGCGTCTCAACACTACATTTATCCAAAGCTGATATGGAGGTTGTTGAAAAGGGAATCCAGTCATATCTTCTCCCAGGACAAACATCGCCTTGGTTAGATCGAAGCCTACCTATGCCTATGCcaaagcaggtgtgtgtgatggaaaagTACCTAAACAGAGATATATTGCAG GCAGCAAAAGAAAGGCACATCCAAGCAGAGGGCTTCATGATCTATAATGTCCTGAAGTATGGGGTGGTGGATTGCAGCAATACACTGGAAGATGAGGAACTTGGTCTGCCTCCACAGGCTATTTTATACCAACCACTAAGAGAACATATCTACAGTATTCTCATGCCGA GTTCTTATGGTGAAACCTTGTCTGTGCAGGAATGGTTTGTTTTTCCTGGGAATCCACTTAAAGAACCAAAAAAAGTCTTTCCAAAGGCTCTAAACCTTCCAG ATGGAACTCCTGACCTTACGACTCTGTGGTTTGGAAATGACCCGGAGGTGAAAAGCATCCGAGTTTCCACTTTCTTGGCTGTTTTTGACCTCCAGGACTTTAGTGAAGATCTGAAATCCTTTGACACTCCTTTGGTAGCTGTGATTTGTCTTGTAGCATACATAGCTAATCAG GCTAAACACTTTTCTGTTGAAGACATAGATGCATATCTAAGCCAAGCCGTCTGTATCAGATATAAGTCTCACACAGACCTGCAGCACATGAAG GTTCCTCAGGTGGACCCAAGGGCTGTTCATCTTGGTTCCCTTTTTGTACGGGGCCTAACCTATCTGATCGCTGCCAACAGTGCCTGTGGTGTTCCTTTTGCAATGAATGAGCTCATGCCTTGGAAAATGTTTGATGGCTTGCTGTTCCATTCTAAGTACCTCCAGGCACACTCTGGTTGTGCTAAAGAGGACCTGCTAGAGGGCAAT CCTGCTTGGGTATCTCTGTTTCTCACACTTCGAGATCTGGTTCTCAAAGCCTGCAGAAGACATGGCTCCACTATCCGTAGTTTTCCATGCAGACTTCAGCATG GCAGGCCCATGGATGGAGAGTCTCACAGAGAAATGGAATCCCAATTCTTTAGCACCTTTGACTGTTACTATAGACAGCAGCCCAGGGGTCCAGCCTTCCACATGCAAG GACGTAGTTATAGACCAAGATCAAGTACGAGACACCCTAACAGAAGGCATCACCATCCCCCAAG ATGGCCTCGGTAG
- the fam120b gene encoding constitutive coactivator of peroxisome proliferator-activated receptor gamma isoform X7 yields the protein MFCLPSGLASFSTFALKSLGQEAYCSVREGDYEIAEYALRNNCIGILSQDTDFIIYDTVPYMSIDKLRLENMTTVQYSREKLCHILKLQKSDLPLLACIMGNDFVSEHQLQNLRKNALTVYGKKHPGDKVHAAAEFINSHRPNSDETRSVSTLHLSKADMEVVEKGIQSYLLPGQTSPWLDRSLPMPMPKQVCVMEKYLNRDILQAAKERHIQAEGFMIYNVLKYGVVDCSNTLEDEELGLPPQAILYQPLREHIYSILMPSSYGETLSVQEWFVFPGNPLKEPKKVFPKALNLPDGTPDLTTLWFGNDPEVKSIRVSTFLAVFDLQDFSEDLKSFDTPLVAVICLVAYIANQAKHFSVEDIDAYLSQAVCIRYKSHTDLQHMKVPQVDPRAVHLGSLFVRGLTYLIAANSACGVPFAMNELMPWKMFDGLLFHSKYLQAHSGCAKEDLLEGNPAWVSLFLTLRDLVLKACRRHGSTIRSFPCRLQHGPWMESLTEKWNPNSLAPLTVTIDSSPGVQPSTCKDVVIDQDQVRDTLTEGITIPQDGLGSKVKDQISLDPEMFKNRNHGGVSTNGRLPQGQRPRQPALCVATVHGSEGDGV from the exons ATGTTCTGCCTCCCTTCAGGATTGGCCAGCTTCTCCACGTTTGCACTCAAATCTCTTGGTCAAGAAGCATACTGCTCTGTTCGTGAAGGGGACTACGAGATCGCCGAATATGCACTCCGTAACAACTGCATAGGTATTCTTAGTCAGGATACCGACTTTATCATTTATGACACAGTTCCTTATATGTCCATTGATAAACTCAGATTAGAAAACATGACAACAGTGCAGTATTCTAGAGAAAAGCTGTGCCACATCCTGAAGCTTCAAAAATCTGATCTTCCTTTACTGGcttgcattatgggtaatgatTTTGTCTCAGAGCATCAACTGCAGAATCTCCGTAAAAATGCTTTGACCGTGTATGGGAAAAAACACCCGGGTGACAAAGTCCATGCAGCAGCCGAGTTCATAAACAGTCATCGTCCAAACAGTGATGAAACACGTAGCGTCTCAACACTACATTTATCCAAAGCTGATATGGAGGTTGTTGAAAAGGGAATCCAGTCATATCTTCTCCCAGGACAAACATCGCCTTGGTTAGATCGAAGCCTACCTATGCCTATGCcaaagcaggtgtgtgtgatggaaaagTACCTAAACAGAGATATATTGCAG GCAGCAAAAGAAAGGCACATCCAAGCAGAGGGCTTCATGATCTATAATGTCCTGAAGTATGGGGTGGTGGATTGCAGCAATACACTGGAAGATGAGGAACTTGGTCTGCCTCCACAGGCTATTTTATACCAACCACTAAGAGAACATATCTACAGTATTCTCATGCCGA GTTCTTATGGTGAAACCTTGTCTGTGCAGGAATGGTTTGTTTTTCCTGGGAATCCACTTAAAGAACCAAAAAAAGTCTTTCCAAAGGCTCTAAACCTTCCAG ATGGAACTCCTGACCTTACGACTCTGTGGTTTGGAAATGACCCGGAGGTGAAAAGCATCCGAGTTTCCACTTTCTTGGCTGTTTTTGACCTCCAGGACTTTAGTGAAGATCTGAAATCCTTTGACACTCCTTTGGTAGCTGTGATTTGTCTTGTAGCATACATAGCTAATCAG GCTAAACACTTTTCTGTTGAAGACATAGATGCATATCTAAGCCAAGCCGTCTGTATCAGATATAAGTCTCACACAGACCTGCAGCACATGAAG GTTCCTCAGGTGGACCCAAGGGCTGTTCATCTTGGTTCCCTTTTTGTACGGGGCCTAACCTATCTGATCGCTGCCAACAGTGCCTGTGGTGTTCCTTTTGCAATGAATGAGCTCATGCCTTGGAAAATGTTTGATGGCTTGCTGTTCCATTCTAAGTACCTCCAGGCACACTCTGGTTGTGCTAAAGAGGACCTGCTAGAGGGCAAT CCTGCTTGGGTATCTCTGTTTCTCACACTTCGAGATCTGGTTCTCAAAGCCTGCAGAAGACATGGCTCCACTATCCGTAGTTTTCCATGCAGACTTCAGCATG GCCCATGGATGGAGAGTCTCACAGAGAAATGGAATCCCAATTCTTTAGCACCTTTGACTGTTACTATAGACAGCAGCCCAGGGGTCCAGCCTTCCACATGCAAG GACGTAGTTATAGACCAAGATCAAGTACGAGACACCCTAACAGAAGGCATCACCATCCCCCAAG ATGGCCTCGGTAGCAAAGTTAAAGACCAGATTTCACTTGACCCAGAAATGTTCAAGAACAGAAATCATGGAG GAGTATCGACCAACGGCAGACTTCCCCAAGGACAGAGGCCTCGGCAGCCGGCTCTTTGTGTGGCTACTGTACATGGCTCTGAGGGTGATGGTGTCTGA